The Acanthochromis polyacanthus isolate Apoly-LR-REF ecotype Palm Island chromosome 17, KAUST_Apoly_ChrSc, whole genome shotgun sequence genome has a window encoding:
- the casr gene encoding extracellular calcium-sensing receptor has product MRLLLYYVVLLGSSYVISTYGPHQRAQMTGDILLGGLFPIHFGVASKDQDLAARPESTQCVRFNFRGFRWLQAMIFAIDEINNSSTLLPNITLGYRIFDTCNTVSKALEATLSFVAQNKIDSLNLDEFCNCTDHIPSTIAVVGAAGSAVSTAVANLLGLFYIPQISYASSSRLLSNKNQYKSFMRTIPTDEYQATAMADIIEHFQWNWVIAVASDDDYGRPGIEKFEKEMEERDICIHLNELISQYFEDHEIKALADRIENSTAKVIVVFASGPDIEPLIKEMIRRNITDRIWLASEAWASSSLIAKPEYLDVVAGTIGFALKSGSIPGFKEFLQNVQPKKDSHNEFVREFWEETFNCYLEDSPRLQESENGSTSFRPLCTGEEDITSVETPYLDYTHLRISYNVYVAVYSIAQALQDILTCTPGHGLFANNSCADIKKMEAWQVLKQLRHLNYTNSMGEKIHFDENADLAANYTIVNWHRSTEDGSVVFEEVGYYNMHVKRGAKLFIDKTKILWNGYSSEVPFSNCSEDCEPGTRKGIIDSMPTCCFECTECSDGEYSNHKDASVCTKCPNNSWSNGNHTFCFVKEIEFLSWTEPFGIALAICAVLGIVLTAFVMGVFVRFRNTPIVKATNRELSYVLLFSLICCFSSSLIFIGEPQDWTCRLRQPAFGISFVLCISCILVKTNRVLLVFEAKIPTSLHRKWWGLNLQFLLVFLCTFVQVMICVVWLYNAPPSSYKNHDIDEIIFITCNEGSVMALGFLIGYTCLLAAICFFFAFKSRKLPENFTEAKFITFSMLIFFIVWISFIPAYFSTYGKFVSAVEVIAILASSFGMLACIFFNKVYIILFKPSRNTIEEVRCSTAAHAFKVAAKATLKHNTASRKKSSSIGGSSASSPSSSISLKTNGNDCDRTSGKHRPRVSFGSGTVTLSLSFDESRRSSLM; this is encoded by the exons ATGAGGCTGCTTCTGTATTATGTGGTACTGCTGGGGTCCAGTTATGTGATCTCCACTTACGGGCCCCATCAGAGAGCGCAGATGACCGGTGACATTTTGCTTGGAGGTCTTTTCCCCATACACTTTGGTGTCGCATCCAAAGATCAAGACCTTGCAGCTCGGCCAGAATCCACACAGTGTGTCAG GTTCAATTTCCGTGGTTTCCGTTGGCTCCAAGCCATGATTTTTGCTATTGATGAGataaacaacagcagcacactCCTGCCCAACATCACTCTCGGCTACAGGATCTTCGACACGTGCAACACAGTTTCAAAAGCTTTGGAGGCTACTCTAAGTTTTGTGGCCCAAAATAAGATCGACTCGCTGAATTTAGACGAGTTTTGTAACTGCACGGATCACATCCCATCAACCATTGCAGTAGTCGGAGCTGCTGGGTCTGCAGTCTCTACAGCCGTCGCAAACCTGCTGGGTCTGTTTTATATTCCTCAG ATCAGTTATGCCTCTTCCAGTCGTCTACTGAGCAACAAGAATCAGTACAAGTCCTTCATGAGAACCATTCCTACAGATGAGTACCAAGCCACAGCCATGGCAGACATCATAGAGCACTTTCAATGGAACTGGGTCATCGCTGTTGCCTCTGACGACGACTACGGACGTCCAGGGATTGAAAAGTTTGAGAAGGAGATGGAGGAGCGAGACATTTGCATCCACCTGAATGAGCTTATTTCTCAGTACTTTGAGGATCATGAAATTAAAGCTCTGGCTGACCGGATTGAGAACTCCACAGCCAAAGTCATTGTTGTGTTTGCCAGTGGCCCAGACATTGAGCCTCTGATCAAAGAGATGATCAGGAGAAACATCACAGATCGGATTTGGTTAGCTAGTGAAGCGTGGGCCAGCTCCTCCCTTATTGCTAAACCAGAATATCTTGATGTTGTGGCGGGAACTATTGGCTTTGCTCTAAAGTCAGGGAGTATACCCGGCTTTAAGGAGTTCTTACAAAACGTCCAACCAAAGAAAGACAGTCATAATGAATTTGTCAGAGAGTTTTGGGAAGAAACCTTCAACTGTTATCTGGAGGACAGCCCAAGACTCCAGGAAAGTGAAAATGGCAGCACTAGTTTCAGGCCTTTGTGTACTGGTGAGGAAGACATCACAAGTGTTGAGACCCCATACCTGGACTACACACACCTTCGCATCTCCTATAATGTTTATGTTGCAGTTTATTCCATTGCACAAGCCCTGCAGGACATCCTCACCTGCACACCCGGACATGGACTTTTTGCTAACAATTCATGTGCAGATATAAAGAAAATGGAAGCATGGCAG GTCCTGAAGCAGCTCAGACATTTGAACTACACCAACAGTATGGGGGAAAAGATACACTTTGATGAGAATGCAGACCTGGCAGCAAACTACACCATCGTAAACTGGCACAGGTCGACTGAAGATGGTTCTGTGGTGTTTGAGGAGGTTGGATATTACAATATGCATGTCAAGAGAGGAGCCAAACTGTTCATTGACAAGACCAAGATTCTTTGGAACGGATACAGTTCAGAG GTTCCATTCTCTAATTGCAGTGAGGATTGTGAACCTGGCACGAGAAAGGGGATCATCGACAGTATGCCCACATGCTGCTTTGAATGCACTGAGTGCTCAGATGGAGAGTACAGCAATCATAAAG atgCCAGCGTTTGCACCAAGTGCCCAAATAACTCCTGGTCAAATGGGAACCACACGTTCTGTTTCGTGAAGGAAATCGAATTTCTCTCCTGGACAGAACCATTCGGCATAGCTTTGGCCATATGTGCAGTGCTGGGCATTGTCTTGACAGCCTTTGTGATGGGAGTCTTTGTGAGGTTTCGAAACACCCCAATAGTGAAGGCTACAAACCGGGAACTGTCCTACGTTCTCCTGTTCTCACTTATCTGTTGCTTTTCCAGTTCTCTTATCTTTATCGGAGAACCACAGGACTGGACCTGCCGTTTACGTCAACCTGCCTTTGGGATCAGTTTTGTTCTCTGTATCTCCTGCATCCTGGTGAAAACTAACAGGGTGCTTTTGGTGTTTGAGGCCAAGATCCCGACTAGTCTCCATCGTAAATGGTGGGGATTAAACCTGCAGTTTCTTCTGGTATTTCTGTGCACGTTCGTCCAAGTCATGATTTGTGTGGTGTGGCTTTACAACGCTCCTCCTTCTAGCTACAAGAATCATGACATCGATGAGATCATCTTTATCACATGCAATGAAGGTTCTGTGATGGCTCTTGGGTTTCTAATTGGCTATACATGCCTTCTGGCAGCTATATGTTTCTTCTTTGCGTTTAAATCTCGGAAACTTCCAGAAAACTTTACAGAGGCCAAGTTCATTACTTTTAGCATGCTCATATTCTTTATTGTTTGGATCTCTTTTATCCCTGCATACTTTAGCACTTATGGCaagtttgtttctgctgttgaGGTCATTGCTATACTGGCATCCAGCTTTGGGATGCTGGCCTGTATCTTTTTCAACAAGGTCTACATCATCCTCTTCAAACCTTCCAGGAACACCATCGAAGAAGTCCGGTGCAGCACCGCAGCCCACGCTTTCAAAGTGGCAGCTAAAGCTACATTAAAACACAACACGGCTTCAAGAAAGAAGTCCAGTAGCATTGGTGGGTCGTCAGCCTCGAGCCCGTCCTCATCCATCAGCCTCAAGACCAACGGAAACGACTGTGACCGAACTTCAGGGAAGCACAGGCCGAGGGTGAGCTTTGGCAGTGGAACAGTTACTCTGTCCTTGAGCTTTGATGAATCGAGGAGGAGTTCTTTGATGTAA